The Halarchaeum grantii genome includes a window with the following:
- the pheA gene encoding prephenate dehydratase yields MRTVTLGPAGTYSHRAAGAVADDDEIEFRESVRDIVDAVADGDAERGVVPIENSIEGSVTETLDALADRDVAVVKEVITPIRHGLLAQSESFDTVASHPQALAQCREYLDEHYPDVTVEAVASTARGVELAREDPSVAGIGHPDNATGDLEVIAEDIQDRRSNATRFFVLAPPADRSEAGGKSSLIVSPGANYPGLLLELLEPFAERGLDLTRVESRPTGERLGDYLFHFDISGGLYEERTQAALAEIEEIAADGWVRELGSYDVEHVV; encoded by the coding sequence ATGCGAACGGTTACACTGGGCCCCGCAGGGACGTACTCGCATCGCGCCGCCGGTGCGGTCGCCGACGACGACGAGATCGAGTTCCGCGAGTCCGTCCGCGACATCGTGGACGCGGTCGCGGACGGGGACGCCGAGCGCGGCGTCGTCCCCATCGAGAACAGCATCGAGGGGAGCGTCACGGAGACGCTGGACGCGCTCGCCGATCGGGACGTCGCGGTCGTGAAGGAGGTCATCACGCCCATCCGCCACGGCCTCCTCGCCCAATCGGAGTCGTTCGACACCGTCGCGAGCCACCCGCAGGCGCTCGCGCAGTGTCGCGAGTACCTCGACGAGCACTATCCGGACGTGACCGTCGAGGCCGTCGCCTCGACCGCGCGCGGCGTCGAGCTCGCGCGCGAGGACCCCTCGGTCGCGGGCATCGGCCACCCGGACAACGCGACGGGCGACCTCGAAGTCATCGCGGAGGACATCCAGGACCGGCGCTCGAACGCGACGCGCTTCTTCGTGCTCGCGCCGCCCGCCGACCGCTCCGAGGCGGGCGGGAAGTCGAGTCTCATCGTCAGCCCGGGCGCGAACTACCCCGGCCTCCTCCTCGAACTCCTCGAACCGTTCGCGGAGCGCGGCCTCGACCTGACGCGCGTCGAGTCCCGGCCGACCGGCGAGCGCCTCGGCGACTACCTCTTCCACTTCGACATCTCGGGCGGCCTCTACGAGGAGCGCACGCAGGCCGCGCTCGCCGAGATCGAGGAGATCGCCGCCGACGGCTGGGTCCGCGAACTCGGGAGCTACGACGTCGAACACGTGGTGTGA
- a CDS encoding peroxiredoxin has protein sequence MLEAGDDAPAITATNQDGETLTLDFATPTVLYFYPRDDTPGCTVEAKGFNAELDAYREAGVSVYGVSTDDADSHREFCDAYGLEFDLLADPDGDVAAAFDVDTSRGAAERVTFVLADGEVRAVYGGVTPEGHAEEVLEDVRRSGLLAEE, from the coding sequence ATGCTCGAAGCAGGCGACGACGCGCCCGCGATCACGGCGACGAATCAGGACGGCGAGACGCTCACCCTCGACTTCGCGACGCCTACGGTGCTCTACTTCTACCCGCGCGACGACACGCCCGGTTGTACGGTCGAGGCGAAGGGTTTCAACGCCGAGTTGGACGCCTATCGGGAAGCGGGCGTCTCGGTCTACGGGGTCTCGACGGACGACGCGGACTCCCACCGGGAGTTCTGCGATGCGTACGGCCTCGAGTTCGACCTGCTCGCGGACCCCGACGGCGACGTCGCCGCTGCCTTCGACGTCGACACCTCGCGCGGGGCGGCCGAGCGCGTGACGTTCGTCCTCGCGGACGGCGAAGTGCGCGCGGTCTACGGCGGCGTGACGCCCGAGGGGCACGCGGAGGAAGTGCTCGAGGACGTCCGGCGCTCGGGACTACTCGCCGAGGAGTGA